In the genome of Muntiacus reevesi chromosome 5, mMunRee1.1, whole genome shotgun sequence, one region contains:
- the ARL2 gene encoding ADP-ribosylation factor-like protein 2 isoform X1 — protein MCGQRGALGWCHQPTEPEGFSLTWHTRRGLDNAGKTTILKKFNGEDIDTISPTLGFNIKTLEHRGFKLNIWDVGGQKSLRSYWRNYFESTDGLIWVVDSADRQRMQDCQRELQNLLVEERLAGATLLIFANKQDLPGALSSNAIREVLELDSIRSHHWCIQGCSAVTGENLLPGIDWLLDDISSRIFMAD, from the exons ATGTGTGGTCAGAGAGGGGCCCTGGGATGGTGTCACCAGCCCACAGAGCCTGAGGGCTTCTCCTTAACCTGGCACACCCGCAGGGGCCTGGACAATGCCGGCAAGACAACCATCCTCAAGAAGTTCAACGGTGAAGACATCGACACCATCTCCCCCACACTGGGCTTCAACATCAAGACCTTGGAGCACCGAGG ATTCAAGCTGAACATTTGGGATGTGGGCGGCCAGAAGTCCCTGCGGTCCTACTGGCGGAACTACTTTGAGAGCACCGACGGCCTCATCTGGGTGGTGGACAGCGCCGACCGCCAGCGCATGCAGGACTGCCAGCGGGAGCTCCAGAACCTGCTGGtggaggag CGCCTGGCTGGAGCGACCCTCCTCATCTTTGCCAACAAGCAAGACCTGCCCGGAGCACTGTCCTCTAACGCCATCCGCGAG GTCCTGGAGCTGGACTCCATCCGCAGCCATCACTGGTGCATCCAGGGCTGCAGCGCCGTCACCGGGGAGAACCTGCTACCTGGCATCGACTGGCTCCTGGATGACATCTCCAGCCGCATCTTCATGGCCGACTGA
- the ARL2 gene encoding ADP-ribosylation factor-like protein 2 isoform X2, with translation MGLLTILKKMKQKERELRLLMLGLDNAGKTTILKKFNGEDIDTISPTLGFNIKTLEHRGFKLNIWDVGGQKSLRSYWRNYFESTDGLIWVVDSADRQRMQDCQRELQNLLVEERLAGATLLIFANKQDLPGALSSNAIREVLELDSIRSHHWCIQGCSAVTGENLLPGIDWLLDDISSRIFMAD, from the exons ATGGGGCTTCTGACCATACTGAAGAAGATGAAGCAGAAAGAGCGGGAGCTGCGACTGCTCATGCT GGGCCTGGACAATGCCGGCAAGACAACCATCCTCAAGAAGTTCAACGGTGAAGACATCGACACCATCTCCCCCACACTGGGCTTCAACATCAAGACCTTGGAGCACCGAGG ATTCAAGCTGAACATTTGGGATGTGGGCGGCCAGAAGTCCCTGCGGTCCTACTGGCGGAACTACTTTGAGAGCACCGACGGCCTCATCTGGGTGGTGGACAGCGCCGACCGCCAGCGCATGCAGGACTGCCAGCGGGAGCTCCAGAACCTGCTGGtggaggag CGCCTGGCTGGAGCGACCCTCCTCATCTTTGCCAACAAGCAAGACCTGCCCGGAGCACTGTCCTCTAACGCCATCCGCGAG GTCCTGGAGCTGGACTCCATCCGCAGCCATCACTGGTGCATCCAGGGCTGCAGCGCCGTCACCGGGGAGAACCTGCTACCTGGCATCGACTGGCTCCTGGATGACATCTCCAGCCGCATCTTCATGGCCGACTGA